A section of the Symphalangus syndactylus isolate Jambi chromosome 19, NHGRI_mSymSyn1-v2.1_pri, whole genome shotgun sequence genome encodes:
- the ZBED6 gene encoding zinc finger BED domain-containing protein 6 encodes MSVCTLSVPVSSLSPGRRCSAFSDSGILGCVPINSNTDEEDVVEEKMVAEGVNKEAKQPAKKKRKRGLRIKGKRRRKKLILAKKFSKDLGSGRPVGDAPALLASNDPDQDEESLFESNIEKQIYLPSTRAKTSIVWHFFHVDPQYTWRAICNLCEKSVSRGKPGSHLGTSTLQRHLQARHSPHWTRANKFGVTSGEEDFTLDVSLSPSSGSNGSFEYIPTDPLDDNRMGKKHDKSASDALRAERGRFLIKSNIVKHALIPGTRAKTSAVWNFFYTDPQHISRAVCNICKRSVSRGRPGSHLGTSTLQRHLQATHPIHWAVANKDSGAVASGLDEAETERSDLLSDTLHGEKSTGSQDLTAEDLSDSDSDEPMLEVENRSESPIPVSEQGTLMHAQERETTCGNPVSSQISQAIIQMIVEDMHPYNYFSTPAFQRFMQIVAPDYRLPSETYFFTKAVPQLYDCIREKIFLTLENVQSQKIHLTVDIWTHDPSTDYFIVTVHWVSLETASFLNNGRIPDFRKWAVLCVTGLAKDCLITNILQELNDQIGLWLSPNFLIPSFIVSDNSSNVVHAIKDGGFTHVPCFLHCLNMVIQDFFCEHKSIENMLVAARKTCHHFSHSVKARQILQEFQNDHQLPWKNLKQDETGHWISTFYMLKWLLEHCYSVHHSLGRASGVVLTSLQWTLMTYVCDILKPFEEATQKVSVKTAGLNQVLPVIHHLLLSLQKLREDFQVRGITQALNLVDSLSLKLETDTLLSAMLKSKPCVLATLLDPCFKNSLEDFFPQGADLETYKQFLAEEVCNYMESSPEICQIPISEASCPSVTVRADSFTSSLKEGTSDSGSVDSSAVDNVALGSKSFMFPSAVAVVDEYFKEKYSELSGGDDPLIYWQRKISIWPALTQVAIQYLSCPMCSWQSECIFTKNSHFHPKQIMSLDFDNIEQLMFLKMNLKNVNYDYSTLVLSWDPEQNEVVQSSEKEILP; translated from the coding sequence ATGAGTGTATGTACTTTAAGTGTACCAGTTTCTTCACTCTCTCCTGGCAGAAGATGCAGCGCTTTTAGTGATTCTGGGATTCTGGGATGTGTTCCTATTAATTCTAATACAGATGAAGAAGATGTGGTAGAGGAAAAGATGGTAGCAGAAGGAGTGAATAAAGAGGCAAAACAGCctgctaaaaagaaaagaaagaggggttTGCGAATTAAGGGGAAAAGGCGTCGAAAAAAATTGATTCTTGCCAAAAAGTTTAGTAAGGATTTGGGATCTGGGAGGCCTGTTGGAGATGCCCCTGCTTTGTTAGCTTCCAATGACCCTGACCAGGATGAAGAAAGTCTTTTTGAGAGCAATATAGAAAAACAGATCTATCTACCTAGCACTAGAGCCAAGACCTCCATTGTGTGGCACTTCTTTCATGTTGACCCCCAGTACACCTGGCGGGCTATTTGTAACCTCTGTGAGAAAAGCGTCAGCAGGGGTAAACCGGGTAGCCATCTTGGTACATCTACTCTTCAACGACATTTGCAAGCAAGGCATTCACCTCATTGGACCAGGGCCAACAAGTTCGGAGTTACTAGTGGAGAGGAGGACTTTACCTTGGATGTATCTTTATCTCCCTCTTCTGGAAGCAATGGAagctttgaatatattcctactGATCCATTAGATGATAATAGAATGGGTAAGAAGCATGATAAATCAGCATCTGATGCCCTAAGGGCAGAAAGAGGGAGATTTCTCATCAAAAGTAACATTGTCAAGCATGCTTTAATTCCTGGAACTAGAGCCAAGACATCTGccgtttggaattttttttacaCTGATCCTCAGCACATCTCAAGAGCTGTGtgtaatatatgtaaaagaaGTGTGAGCCGGGGTAGGCCAGGGTCCCACTTAGGGACTTCAACACTTCAACGACACCTGCAAGCCACACATCCTATCCATTGGGCTGTTGCCAACAAAGACAGTGGTGCTGTTGCAAGTGGATTAGATGAAGCTGAGACTGAGAGAAGTGATCTCTTGAGTGATACCTTGCATGGAGAAAAGTCTACAGGCAGCCAAGATTTAACAGCTGAGGACCTTAGTGACTCTGATTCAGATGAACCTATGCTAGAGGTTGAAAATAGATCTGAAAGTCCTATTCCCGTTTCAGAGCAAGGCACTCTGATGCATGCGCAGGAGAGAGAAACAACATGTGGAAATCCAGTCTCAAGTCAAATAAGTCAGGCAATTATCCAAATGATTGTGGAGGATATGCATCCTTACAACTACTTCTCAACTCCAGCCTTTCAGAGGTTCATGCAGATTGTGGCCCCTGATTATAGGTTGCCATCAGAGACTTACTTTTTCACTAAGGCTGTACCTCAGTTATATGATTGTATCAGAGAAAAAATTTTCTTAACTTTAGAGAATGTTCAGAGCCAAAAGATACACCTGACTGTTGACATATGGACCCATGACCCATCCACTGACTATTTTATTGTGACTGTACACTGGGTTTCTTTGGAAACTGCGTCTTTTCTCAATAATGGCAGGATCCCCGATTTTAGAAAGTGGGCAGTGCTTTGTGTTACAGGTTTGGCTAAAGACTGTTTGATAACCAATATTTTACAAGAATTAAATGACCAGATTGGTCTGTGGCTTTCTCCAAATTTCCTTATCCCTAGCTTCATTGTTTCTGACAATTCCTCTAATGTGGTACATGCAATCAAAGATGGTGGTTTTACCCATGTGCCATGCTTCCTGCATTGTTTAAATATGGTCATTCAGGACTTTTTCTGCGAGCACAAAAGCATTGAGAATATGTTAGTGGCTGCCAGGAAAACTTGTCATCATTTTAGTCATTCGGTCAAGGCCCGTCAGATACTGCAAGAGTTCCAAAATGATCACCAACTTCCATGGAAGAATTTGAAGCAGGATGAAACTGGCCATTggatttctactttttatatgttaaaatggcTCTTGGAGCATTGCTACTCAGTTCACCATAGTCTTGGTAGAGCCAGTGGAGTTGTGCTCACCTCACTTCAGTGGACTCTAATGACTTATGTTTGTGATATTCTTAAGCCATTTGAGGAGGCTACCCAGAAAGTGAGTGTGAAGACCGCAGGATTGAATCAGGTGCTACCCGTAATCCATCATCTACTCCTTTCCTTGCAGAAACTCAGAGAAGATTTTCAAGTCAGAGGTATTACTCAGGCCCTCAATCTGGTGGATAGTTTATCTCTGAAACTTGAAACGGATACCCTACTAAGTGCCATGCTTAAATCCAAGCCCTGTGTCTTGGCTACTTTGTTAGATCCTTGCTTTAAAAACAGTTTGGAAGACTTTTTTCCTCAAGGTGCTGATTTAGAAACTTATAAGCAGTTCCTTGCAGAAGAGGTCTGTAATTATATGGAATCTTCACCAGAGATCTGCCAAATTCCAATTTCAGAAGCTTCTTGTCCCTCAGTTACAGTGAGAGCTGATTCATTtacctcatctctaaaagaagGCACCTCCGATTCAGGTTCTGTTGATAGCTCAGCTGTAGACAATGTCGCCCTTGGAAGCAAAAGCTTCATGTTCCCTTCTGCTGTAGCAGTTGTGGATGAGTACTTCAAAGAGAAGTATTCAGAGCTCTCAGGAGGTGATGACCCTTTAATTTACTGGCAGAGGAAGATAAGCATATGGCCGGCTTTGACCCAGGTTGCCATCCAGTATCTAAGTTGCCCCATGTGTAGTTGGCAATCTGAAtgtatctttactaaaaatagccACTTTCATCCAAAACAGATCATGAGCCTGGACTTTGACAATATAGAACAACTGATGTTTCTGAAAATGAACTTGAAAAATGTTAACTACGATTATTCTACATTGGTTCTGAGCTGGGATCCTGAGCAGAATGAAGTTGTTCAAAGCAGTGAAAAAGAAATactgccttaa